One genomic segment of Intestinimonas butyriciproducens includes these proteins:
- a CDS encoding amidase — protein sequence MKHQELLHLSLVQARDEIEHLTVTPSELLDAYLERLHEKEPAYNAYVTVHEEAARQAAEGLTALQAAGLPLGPLHGIPIALKDNIDLKGFRSTASSKIRSNHVASRDATVAARLKSAGAVIIGHTNMHEFAWGGTTDSPHFGASHNPWDLERYCAGSSGGSGAAVAGGTALGALGTDTGGSVRLPAAVNGIVGMRPTIGRVPNTGIIPCGWTMDTCGPMTRSVRDNAVMLGVIAGHDFKDPGCSEKCTCDYTADLELGVNHLRIGMIPQLMHRVSQPDVDAGVEEAANVFRSLGAEIVACRFDYLDDAMTAWLILNSAEGSAYHQRDIRARPEDYGGDVRTLLAAGEFLPATFYLQAMRLRQCIIEEFRAKFREVDAFLFPTIPCTALKLSELYGASKSIRDMDAFFTCIASLTGLPALNIPCGLDHEGLPIGMQLLGRPFDEATLYRIGAAFETAFNLYEQLPAFH from the coding sequence ATGAAACATCAGGAACTGCTCCATCTCTCATTGGTACAGGCACGGGACGAGATCGAACATCTCACCGTTACGCCTTCGGAGCTGTTGGACGCCTATCTGGAGCGCCTGCACGAAAAGGAGCCGGCCTACAACGCCTATGTCACCGTCCACGAGGAGGCTGCGCGCCAAGCGGCCGAGGGGCTCACGGCGCTGCAGGCCGCCGGCCTTCCGCTGGGGCCCCTGCATGGAATTCCCATCGCGCTCAAAGACAACATCGATTTGAAAGGCTTCCGCTCCACCGCCTCCAGTAAGATCCGCAGCAACCACGTCGCCTCCCGTGACGCTACCGTGGCGGCTCGGCTCAAATCTGCCGGCGCGGTCATCATCGGCCATACCAACATGCATGAATTTGCCTGGGGTGGGACCACAGACAGTCCCCATTTCGGTGCCTCGCACAACCCCTGGGATCTGGAGCGATACTGTGCCGGTTCCAGCGGGGGTTCCGGTGCGGCGGTGGCCGGCGGCACCGCTTTGGGCGCCCTAGGTACGGATACCGGCGGCTCCGTCCGTCTTCCCGCAGCGGTCAACGGCATCGTGGGAATGCGCCCTACCATAGGACGTGTCCCAAACACTGGAATCATTCCCTGCGGCTGGACGATGGACACCTGCGGCCCCATGACCCGCTCGGTCCGGGACAATGCTGTGATGTTGGGTGTCATCGCCGGCCACGATTTCAAAGACCCCGGCTGCTCGGAAAAGTGCACCTGCGACTATACCGCCGATCTGGAGCTGGGCGTCAATCATCTGCGGATCGGCATGATTCCCCAGCTTATGCATAGGGTGAGCCAGCCGGACGTGGATGCGGGAGTGGAGGAGGCCGCCAACGTGTTCCGCTCTCTGGGTGCCGAGATCGTAGCGTGCCGATTCGACTACCTGGACGACGCTATGACCGCCTGGCTCATCCTGAACTCGGCGGAGGGAAGCGCCTACCACCAGAGAGACATCCGGGCACGGCCCGAGGACTACGGCGGCGATGTCCGCACCCTGCTGGCTGCCGGAGAATTTCTGCCCGCCACCTTCTACCTTCAGGCCATGCGTTTGCGCCAATGCATCATAGAGGAGTTTCGCGCCAAATTCCGCGAAGTGGACGCCTTTTTGTTCCCCACCATCCCCTGCACCGCGCTCAAGCTCAGCGAGCTCTACGGCGCCAGCAAAAGTATCCGTGATATGGACGCTTTCTTTACCTGTATCGCCAGTCTGACGGGTTTGCCCGCACTGAACATCCCCTGCGGATTGGATCATGAGGGCCTGCCGATTGGGATGCAGCTTCTGGGCCGTCCTTTCGACGAGGCAACGCTTTACCGCATCGGCGCCGCTTTTGAAACGGCGTTTAACCTCTATGAGCAGTTGCCCGCGTTCCACTGA
- a CDS encoding amidase — protein sequence MTHQELLRLSLAQAQVLIAGKEVTPLELVDAYLSRIEETEAKFRSFAEVYADAARSSARALTEMQAAGRFLGPLHGIPVSLKDNINVKGLRTTACSQVYRDNYPTEDAVVVRRLKAAGAVIIGKTVMHEFAQGATTDSPMFGAARNPWDPARFCCGSSGGSAASVANATSLASLGTDTGGSIRLPSGVCGLVGMRPTIGRVSLNGIVPLAWSLDACGPITRSIRDNALMLGVLAGEEPGDPSTAKRPGDDFSRTIDRGVKGLRIGILPEVLFQKDQPAVVAAVQRALETFRSLGAEIVKCRVDRLELMPKAWSAVCYVEATSFHQKNLRTCPLDYGDDVRVLFQAGEFISGTTYVHAQRYRRWLREQFRTLFREQVDLLLFPTLPFTAVPIGDYELIIHGVKENVLPLSGTYVCYAPTTGLPALTLPCGLDERGLPVGLQLLGDAFREDVCYQAGAAFESVFHLYDRLPGIQPESCC from the coding sequence ATGACACATCAGGAACTGCTCCGACTCTCCTTGGCACAGGCACAGGTCCTGATCGCTGGAAAAGAGGTCACGCCCCTGGAACTGGTGGATGCTTATTTGTCGCGCATTGAAGAGACGGAAGCGAAATTTCGTTCGTTTGCTGAAGTCTATGCCGATGCTGCGCGGTCTTCCGCCCGCGCATTGACAGAGATGCAGGCTGCCGGGCGTTTTCTCGGCCCCCTCCATGGGATCCCGGTCTCTCTGAAGGATAACATCAACGTGAAAGGACTGCGCACCACTGCCTGTAGTCAGGTATATCGGGACAATTATCCCACCGAGGACGCCGTGGTGGTGCGGCGGCTGAAGGCCGCCGGAGCGGTCATCATCGGGAAAACCGTCATGCATGAATTTGCCCAGGGCGCTACCACTGACTCCCCTATGTTCGGCGCGGCCCGCAACCCCTGGGACCCTGCGCGGTTCTGCTGCGGCTCCAGCGGCGGTTCTGCGGCCTCAGTGGCCAACGCAACCTCCCTGGCCTCCCTTGGTACAGACACCGGAGGCTCCATCCGCCTGCCTTCCGGCGTATGCGGCCTGGTAGGGATGCGCCCCACCATCGGCCGGGTGAGCCTCAACGGTATCGTTCCTCTGGCCTGGAGCTTGGACGCCTGCGGCCCCATCACCCGCAGCATCCGTGACAATGCCCTTATGCTGGGAGTCCTGGCGGGTGAGGAGCCCGGTGATCCGTCAACCGCCAAGCGCCCCGGCGACGATTTTTCCCGGACCATTGACCGCGGTGTGAAGGGCCTTCGTATCGGCATTCTGCCGGAGGTGTTGTTCCAGAAAGATCAGCCCGCTGTTGTTGCCGCAGTGCAACGTGCGCTGGAGACCTTCCGCAGCCTGGGAGCCGAAATCGTGAAATGCCGCGTGGACCGCCTGGAGCTGATGCCCAAAGCATGGTCCGCCGTCTGCTATGTGGAGGCCACCTCTTTCCATCAGAAAAATCTGCGGACATGCCCATTGGATTACGGAGATGACGTACGGGTTCTCTTTCAGGCCGGAGAGTTCATCTCCGGAACCACCTATGTTCACGCACAGCGGTACCGCCGGTGGCTGCGGGAACAGTTCCGCACCCTGTTCCGTGAACAGGTGGACCTGCTTCTCTTTCCCACGCTGCCTTTTACCGCAGTGCCCATTGGAGATTATGAACTCATCATCCACGGGGTAAAAGAAAATGTTTTGCCCCTGTCCGGCACCTATGTCTGCTATGCCCCCACCACCGGCCTTCCCGCGCTGACCCTTCCCTGTGGTCTGGATGAGCGTGGCCTCCCTGTTGGCCTCCAGCTTTTGGGAGACGCCTTCCGCGAGGATGTCTGTTACCAGGCGGGCGCCGCCTTTGAGTCCGTTTTCCACCTCTATGACCGGCTGCCCGGCATCCAGCCGGAATCATGCTGCTAG
- a CDS encoding DUF6512 family protein, giving the protein MRKLPKKLLTAFVVTTLAGACLHFLYVLLPNPVTALLAPVNESLWEHLKIFFWPYLAAALLLTRGGERGCRAPWMLSALLLCVVMLCAGYFYHIILGGERLAVDLGLYVLLMAAGFLLPGVFCRVGERTGVRDIILLLTVTMAGAIAIFTFLPPDHILFTDLSGVNTWATIPY; this is encoded by the coding sequence ATGCGGAAGCTGCCAAAAAAGCTGTTGACGGCCTTTGTCGTAACCACCCTGGCGGGCGCGTGCCTGCATTTTTTGTATGTGCTGCTGCCGAATCCGGTCACTGCGCTGCTGGCACCGGTCAATGAGAGTCTGTGGGAACACCTGAAAATCTTCTTTTGGCCTTATCTGGCGGCCGCGCTGCTGCTCACCAGGGGAGGAGAGCGGGGCTGCCGTGCGCCGTGGATGCTCTCCGCCCTGCTGCTGTGCGTCGTCATGCTGTGCGCGGGGTACTTCTATCACATCATTCTGGGTGGGGAGCGGTTGGCGGTGGATCTGGGACTCTATGTGCTGCTGATGGCCGCAGGATTTCTTCTGCCCGGCGTGTTCTGCCGTGTGGGCGAGCGGACGGGGGTAAGGGACATCATTCTTCTGCTCACCGTGACGATGGCCGGAGCAATTGCGATTTTTACATTCCTGCCGCCGGATCATATTCTTTTTACCGACCTCTCAGGGGTCAATACGTGGGCGACCATTCCATATTAA
- the spoIVB gene encoding SpoIVB peptidase has protein sequence MRDEEQTQPWTLSVLLALRLLALGTAAALFLLSFGSRARAEEAVPVLAQGNAQRQLIPMGRAVGIKLFSDGVMVVGLAEVPSSDGASTPAKDCGLRQGDIITHINDTQVDTIEQVRDVLQDLEGDKMSIRAMRGEKQVQFTAQAVACSDGSYRLGAWIRDSMAGIGTMSFYDPDTGLFGALGHGINDVDTALLMPLESGSIMYASVSDVKKGEAGQPGELHGAFQVSQDMGDLLANTPGGIFGTLTDQSLVDGLEPMPVAARKEVKVGSATILSNIAGNTVEEYTVEITKVFPSGSHDTRDLMIKVTDPRLLEATGGIVQGMSGSPILQNGKLIGAVTHVLVNDPTSGYGILAEHMLAESGLQTGTKAS, from the coding sequence ATGAGAGATGAGGAACAGACTCAGCCCTGGACCCTTTCGGTCCTCCTGGCCCTGCGCCTCCTGGCGCTGGGCACTGCGGCTGCCCTCTTCCTTCTGAGCTTCGGCTCCAGGGCCCGGGCGGAAGAGGCCGTGCCTGTGCTGGCGCAGGGGAATGCACAGCGGCAGTTGATCCCCATGGGTCGCGCCGTGGGGATCAAGCTGTTTTCCGATGGGGTGATGGTCGTGGGTCTGGCCGAGGTGCCAAGCTCCGACGGCGCTTCCACCCCGGCCAAGGACTGCGGACTCCGCCAGGGCGATATCATTACGCATATCAACGATACCCAGGTGGACACCATTGAGCAGGTCCGGGATGTGCTTCAGGATCTGGAGGGAGACAAAATGAGCATCCGCGCCATGCGTGGAGAGAAACAGGTCCAATTCACCGCCCAGGCCGTGGCCTGTTCTGACGGCAGCTACCGGCTCGGCGCCTGGATCCGGGACTCCATGGCCGGCATTGGAACCATGAGCTTCTACGACCCGGATACCGGGCTTTTCGGCGCGCTGGGCCATGGCATCAATGATGTAGACACCGCTCTTCTCATGCCGCTGGAGTCCGGTTCGATCATGTATGCCTCCGTCTCCGACGTAAAAAAGGGAGAGGCCGGTCAACCTGGTGAACTCCACGGCGCCTTCCAGGTCTCGCAGGATATGGGCGACCTGCTCGCCAATACGCCGGGCGGGATCTTCGGCACATTGACCGATCAGAGCCTTGTGGACGGTCTCGAACCCATGCCGGTGGCCGCCCGAAAAGAGGTAAAGGTGGGTTCCGCCACTATTTTATCCAATATCGCGGGGAATACCGTGGAGGAGTATACGGTTGAAATTACCAAGGTCTTTCCGTCCGGCAGTCACGATACCCGCGACCTGATGATCAAGGTTACGGACCCCCGTCTGCTGGAGGCCACCGGAGGCATCGTCCAGGGGATGAGCGGCAGCCCCATTCTGCAAAACGGAAAGCTGATCGGCGCGGTGACCCATGTGCTTGTGAACGACCCCACAAGCGGCTATGGCATACTGGCCGAACACATGCTGGCCGAATCCGGCCTTCAAACCGGGACAAAGGCGTCATAA
- a CDS encoding winged helix-turn-helix domain-containing protein, producing the protein MAEAAFTLKLSPRLFWGGEKCFGPGIAELLEGVDREGSLRAAACGMGMAYSKAWTALRRCEETLKVPLLERKTGGRSGGHSRLTAEGRFLLEEYRRLERRLSQEGSGLADAFSRAWEAFRTQ; encoded by the coding sequence ATGGCGGAAGCGGCATTCACCTTGAAGCTTTCCCCGCGGCTGTTCTGGGGAGGAGAAAAGTGTTTTGGCCCCGGAATTGCAGAATTGCTGGAGGGGGTGGACCGGGAGGGTTCCCTCCGCGCGGCGGCGTGCGGGATGGGAATGGCCTACTCAAAGGCATGGACGGCGCTGCGCCGGTGTGAAGAAACTCTGAAGGTCCCCCTTTTGGAGCGAAAGACCGGAGGGCGCAGCGGAGGACATTCCAGACTCACGGCAGAGGGACGATTTTTATTGGAAGAATACCGGAGGCTGGAGCGCCGTCTCTCACAGGAGGGAAGCGGCCTGGCGGATGCGTTCAGCAGGGCGTGGGAAGCCTTTCGCACCCAATAG
- the spo0A gene encoding sporulation transcription factor Spo0A: protein MESKKRILIADADVVFRDALIEALSEEGDMEVVGTTDDGERAVELVRSCKPDILVMDLILSHMDGLDVLAALDAAGRPKVMVLSALARGGTTELALARGANYCLMKPCKLSSAVERIRQITTPLHGEDEFPDRLSSRPHQSLEASVTSIIHEIGVPAHIKGYQYLREAIIMTVENMDVINAVTKILYPEVAKRFNTTASRVERAIRHAIEVAWDRGDLETLQKYFGYTVSNAKGKPTNSEFIAMIADRLQLQRKEK from the coding sequence ATGGAAAGCAAAAAGCGTATTCTGATTGCCGACGCGGACGTGGTTTTTCGCGACGCGCTGATTGAGGCTTTGAGCGAAGAGGGAGATATGGAGGTCGTGGGGACCACCGACGACGGCGAGCGCGCAGTGGAGTTGGTCCGCTCCTGCAAGCCGGATATCCTGGTGATGGATCTGATCCTCTCTCACATGGATGGTCTGGATGTTCTGGCTGCGCTCGATGCCGCCGGACGTCCCAAGGTGATGGTGCTCTCCGCCCTGGCCCGAGGCGGTACCACGGAGCTGGCCCTGGCCCGGGGCGCCAACTATTGCCTGATGAAGCCATGCAAGCTCTCCTCTGCCGTGGAGCGCATCCGCCAAATCACCACTCCCCTCCATGGCGAGGACGAGTTCCCCGACCGCCTCTCCAGCCGTCCCCATCAGAGCCTGGAGGCGTCTGTGACCTCCATCATCCACGAGATCGGCGTTCCCGCACATATCAAAGGCTATCAGTACCTCCGCGAGGCCATCATCATGACAGTGGAGAATATGGACGTCATCAATGCCGTCACCAAGATCCTCTATCCCGAAGTGGCCAAGCGCTTCAATACCACCGCATCCCGGGTGGAGCGCGCCATCCGTCACGCCATCGAGGTGGCTTGGGACCGCGGCGATCTGGAGACCCTGCAAAAGTATTTCGGCTATACCGTCTCCAACGCCAAGGGCAAGCCCACGAATTCTGAGTTCATTGCTATGATCGCCGACCGTCTCCAGCTCCAGCGCAAAGAAAAGTAA
- a CDS encoding flavodoxin family protein, whose translation MSKKVLILSASPRKGGNSDVLCDTFLRGATEAGHSVEKIFLRDKNIHYCTGCGVCNHTHRCVQKDDMAEILDKMVAADVIVLATPVYFYTMDGQMKTLIDRTVPRYTEMTDKEFYYIITAADTERANLEKTVEGLRGFTLDCLDRAFEKGILYGVGAWEKGDILRTPAVQQAYEMGKAV comes from the coding sequence ATGAGCAAGAAAGTTTTGATCCTGTCAGCAAGTCCCCGCAAGGGCGGTAACTCGGATGTCCTGTGCGACACCTTCCTGCGCGGCGCCACGGAGGCCGGCCATTCGGTGGAAAAGATCTTCCTTCGTGACAAAAACATCCATTACTGCACAGGCTGCGGTGTCTGCAACCATACACACCGATGCGTGCAGAAGGACGACATGGCGGAAATCCTCGACAAAATGGTGGCTGCCGATGTAATCGTCTTGGCCACACCGGTCTATTTCTACACCATGGACGGCCAGATGAAAACCCTGATCGACCGGACGGTTCCCCGTTATACAGAGATGACGGACAAAGAATTTTATTACATTATAACCGCCGCCGACACGGAGCGCGCCAATTTGGAAAAGACCGTGGAGGGCCTTCGCGGCTTTACACTCGATTGCCTGGACCGGGCGTTCGAGAAGGGTATCCTCTACGGCGTGGGCGCCTGGGAAAAGGGGGACATTCTCCGCACCCCTGCGGTACAGCAGGCGTATGAAATGGGAAAGGCCGTCTGA
- a CDS encoding O-acetylhomoserine aminocarboxypropyltransferase/cysteine synthase family protein, translating to MSEYQPSTNCLHAGYVPGSGEPRNIPIVQSTTFRYATGEAMGALFDLEAEGYFYTRLQNPTNDQVAAKICALEGGTAAMLTSSGQAANFFAIFNIASCGDHVVASSAIYGGTFNLFAVTMKRMGIDFTFVGPDCTEEELEAAFRPNTKAVFGETIANPALTVLDIEKFARCAHAHGVPLIVDNTFPTPIHCRPFQWGADIVTHSTTKYMDGHANAVGGAIVDSGKFDWNRYADKFPGLTTPDESYHGITYTARFGLGGAYITKATAQLMRDFGATPAPMNSYFLNVGLETLPLRVEKHCANAQAAAEFLVSHPKVAWVNYPGLPGNPYYALARKYMPDGTCGVVSFGVQGGREAASRFMAGLKLASIATHVADAKTCVLHPASTTHRQMNDEELLAAGVSADLVRLSVGIEDPADILADLEQALALV from the coding sequence ATGTCCGAGTATCAGCCCAGTACCAACTGCCTCCACGCGGGCTACGTCCCCGGGAGTGGAGAACCCCGCAACATTCCCATTGTCCAGTCCACCACCTTCCGGTATGCCACCGGGGAGGCCATGGGGGCCCTCTTCGATCTGGAGGCCGAGGGTTATTTTTACACCCGGCTCCAGAATCCCACCAACGACCAGGTGGCGGCGAAGATCTGCGCCCTGGAGGGCGGCACCGCCGCCATGCTCACCTCCTCCGGCCAGGCGGCGAATTTCTTTGCCATCTTTAATATCGCCTCCTGCGGCGACCATGTGGTGGCCTCCTCCGCCATCTACGGCGGCACCTTCAACCTCTTCGCCGTCACCATGAAGCGTATGGGGATCGACTTCACCTTTGTGGGGCCGGACTGCACGGAAGAGGAGCTGGAGGCGGCGTTCCGTCCCAATACCAAGGCGGTCTTTGGCGAGACCATCGCCAACCCGGCCCTCACTGTACTGGATATTGAAAAGTTTGCGCGGTGCGCCCACGCCCATGGCGTCCCGCTCATTGTGGACAACACCTTCCCCACTCCCATCCACTGCCGGCCCTTCCAGTGGGGCGCGGATATCGTGACCCACTCCACCACTAAATATATGGACGGCCATGCCAACGCGGTGGGCGGCGCCATCGTGGATTCCGGGAAATTCGATTGGAACCGGTATGCCGACAAGTTCCCCGGACTTACCACGCCGGATGAGAGCTATCACGGCATCACATATACCGCGCGGTTCGGCCTGGGGGGCGCGTACATCACCAAGGCTACGGCGCAGCTGATGCGGGACTTTGGCGCCACCCCGGCCCCCATGAACTCCTATTTTCTCAACGTGGGCCTGGAGACCCTGCCCCTGCGGGTGGAGAAACACTGTGCGAACGCCCAGGCCGCGGCGGAGTTTTTGGTGAGCCACCCCAAGGTGGCGTGGGTCAACTATCCCGGCCTTCCCGGCAATCCGTACTACGCCCTTGCACGGAAATATATGCCGGACGGCACCTGCGGCGTGGTTTCCTTCGGCGTGCAGGGAGGACGTGAAGCGGCTTCCCGGTTCATGGCGGGGCTGAAGCTGGCATCCATTGCCACCCATGTGGCCGACGCGAAGACCTGTGTTCTGCATCCCGCGTCCACCACGCACCGGCAGATGAACGACGAGGAGCTGCTGGCCGCGGGCGTCTCCGCCGACCTGGTGCGCCTTTCGGTGGGCATCGAGGACCCGGCAGATATCCTGGCAGACCTCGAACAGGCCCTGGCTCTGGTGTGA
- a CDS encoding GerMN domain-containing protein has product MSRRLLALYCALLLLLPACKQGGEAGQSGNGGYQVYFAVPFGGEDDPGEAGGTAVASEIRRLPEGADIPGGLMECLLSGPVSDDLASPFPEGVYLLSQPTVEEGVCRVNLSEKYGGLSGVELTLADYCIVLTLCQVPGVEAVSIDVEGSPIPYRDRQLLRSSDVVLSGGEDQPLYLTVKLFFPRRSGGLAAEERNVLLTEQDTPVTAVLNALLSGPETQGLFFPFPEEAHILSAWVENGNCYVDFDAPFLDREPESAAQAQQLLYAIVNTLCQLPDVGAVQILVEGEAPERYGEIPTSSPLEANKDLVVD; this is encoded by the coding sequence ATGAGCAGACGGCTGCTGGCCCTGTACTGCGCGCTCCTGCTGCTTCTGCCGGCCTGCAAGCAGGGAGGGGAGGCGGGCCAGAGCGGCAATGGCGGGTATCAGGTCTACTTTGCCGTCCCCTTCGGGGGAGAAGACGACCCCGGAGAGGCGGGGGGGACGGCCGTGGCCAGCGAGATCCGAAGGCTGCCGGAGGGGGCCGACATCCCCGGAGGACTGATGGAATGCCTGCTCTCCGGCCCGGTCTCAGACGATCTGGCTTCCCCGTTCCCGGAGGGCGTGTACCTTCTGTCCCAGCCCACTGTGGAGGAGGGCGTGTGCCGGGTCAACCTCTCGGAAAAGTACGGCGGACTCTCCGGGGTGGAGCTGACGCTGGCTGATTACTGCATCGTTCTCACGCTCTGCCAGGTGCCCGGGGTGGAAGCGGTCTCCATCGATGTGGAGGGCTCGCCCATCCCCTATCGAGACCGTCAGCTCCTGCGGAGCAGCGATGTGGTCCTCTCAGGCGGCGAGGACCAGCCGCTCTATCTGACAGTGAAGCTGTTTTTCCCGCGGAGGAGCGGAGGACTCGCAGCAGAGGAGCGAAATGTGCTGCTCACCGAGCAGGACACCCCCGTCACCGCGGTGCTGAACGCACTGCTGTCGGGGCCCGAGACCCAGGGGCTTTTCTTCCCCTTTCCGGAAGAGGCCCATATTCTCTCCGCCTGGGTGGAGAACGGAAACTGCTATGTGGATTTTGACGCCCCCTTCTTGGACCGGGAGCCGGAGTCTGCGGCCCAGGCCCAGCAGCTCCTGTACGCCATTGTGAATACCCTCTGCCAGCTCCCGGATGTGGGGGCGGTCCAGATCCTGGTGGAGGGGGAGGCGCCGGAGCGGTATGGTGAGATCCCCACCTCCTCGCCGCTGGAGGCAAACAAGGACCTGGTGGTGGATTGA
- a CDS encoding sensor histidine kinase: MKFALSYIVIIAAVLALLNTYPVLVSQDLVFHSKASLLQSQATVIANSLALSATLTADTVREYIDGSLMGSLDNAGRIRILVTDPSARVLYDSDEYRATQNRYALLSEVTAALKGYDVAASEYRDGAFRSRAATPVMYRGVTIGAVYVYENDADQARLLTDIQSNLRTISIVICVVVLIMSIVFSKALTRRIGDLLRAIRIVREGEYSHRVSIRGGDELSQLAGEFNQLTDRLQTTEEVRRRFVSDASHELKTPLASIRLLTDSILQTEEMDMPTVKDFVSDIGEEAGRLTRISEKLLTLTRMDSAAPLERVPVNVRDVLEKVRHMLTPLAEESRITVETELAEDCVVLATEDDLYQIAFNLMENAVKYNVPGGRVMVSLRGMGDLVLLTVEDTGVGIPEADLPKIFDRFYRVDKARSRAAGGTGLGLSIVRDTARQHGGAVTVCRREPEGTRFEVAFPRYEPKGGEER; this comes from the coding sequence TTGAAATTTGCCCTAAGCTATATCGTCATCATCGCGGCGGTGCTGGCGCTGCTGAATACCTATCCGGTGCTGGTCTCTCAGGATCTGGTGTTCCATTCCAAGGCTAGCCTGCTCCAGTCTCAGGCCACGGTCATCGCAAACTCACTGGCGCTGTCGGCCACCCTGACCGCCGACACGGTGCGGGAATATATCGACGGCTCCCTCATGGGCTCTCTGGACAACGCCGGACGCATCCGTATTCTGGTCACGGACCCTTCCGCACGGGTGCTCTATGACAGCGATGAATACCGGGCCACGCAGAACCGCTATGCCCTGCTCAGCGAGGTGACGGCGGCGCTGAAAGGGTACGACGTGGCGGCTTCGGAATATCGGGACGGGGCCTTTCGCAGCAGAGCCGCCACGCCCGTCATGTACCGGGGCGTCACCATCGGCGCGGTCTATGTCTATGAAAACGACGCCGACCAGGCGCGGCTGCTCACCGATATCCAGAGCAACCTGCGTACCATTTCCATCGTCATCTGTGTGGTGGTGCTCATTATGAGCATTGTCTTTTCCAAGGCCCTCACCCGACGGATCGGCGACCTGCTGCGGGCCATCCGGATCGTACGGGAGGGCGAGTACAGCCACCGGGTGAGTATTCGCGGCGGTGATGAGCTCAGCCAGTTGGCCGGGGAGTTCAACCAGCTCACGGACCGACTCCAGACCACTGAGGAGGTCCGCCGCCGCTTTGTTTCCGATGCCTCTCACGAGCTCAAGACACCGCTGGCCTCGATCCGGCTGCTCACCGATTCCATCCTCCAGACGGAGGAGATGGACATGCCGACCGTAAAGGATTTCGTCTCCGACATCGGCGAGGAGGCGGGACGGCTCACCCGCATTTCGGAAAAACTCCTCACGCTCACCCGCATGGACAGCGCCGCACCGCTTGAGCGCGTGCCGGTCAACGTGAGGGATGTGTTGGAAAAGGTGAGACATATGCTCACCCCACTGGCGGAGGAGAGCCGGATCACGGTGGAGACCGAGCTGGCGGAGGATTGTGTGGTGCTCGCCACCGAGGACGACCTCTATCAGATCGCCTTCAACTTGATGGAAAACGCAGTCAAATACAATGTGCCCGGCGGTCGGGTGATGGTGTCCCTCCGGGGAATGGGTGATCTGGTGCTCCTCACGGTAGAGGACACGGGCGTCGGAATCCCCGAGGCCGATCTGCCCAAGATATTCGACCGCTTCTACCGGGTGGACAAGGCCCGCTCCCGCGCTGCGGGCGGCACAGGGCTGGGGCTCTCCATTGTGCGGGATACGGCCAGACAGCACGGCGGAGCCGTCACCGTCTGCCGCCGTGAGCCGGAAGGCACCCGCTTTGAGGTGGCCTTTCCCCGCTATGAGCCGAAGGGAGGCGAGGAGAGATGA
- a CDS encoding response regulator transcription factor → MAKILVVDDEKVLVKGIKFNLENEGYEVEVGYDGEQAVELARNGGFDLVILDLMMPKIDGLQACMRIREFSNVPVIMLTARSEDTDKIIGFECGADDYITKPFNILELKARIRAMLRRAGASGQKDKASRVQQGHIVLDTDERSAWRDGVPVELTAKEFDLMELLMRNPGRVYSRENLLNIVWGYEYAGEYRTVDVHIRRLREKLELDPANPEYILTKWGVGYYLKST, encoded by the coding sequence ATGGCGAAAATCTTAGTGGTTGACGACGAAAAGGTACTGGTAAAGGGCATCAAATTCAATCTGGAAAACGAGGGCTATGAGGTCGAGGTGGGCTATGACGGTGAACAGGCGGTGGAGCTGGCCCGGAACGGCGGCTTCGATCTCGTCATCCTAGACCTGATGATGCCCAAGATCGATGGACTCCAGGCCTGTATGCGCATCCGGGAGTTCTCTAACGTGCCCGTCATCATGCTGACGGCCCGGAGCGAGGATACCGACAAGATCATCGGGTTCGAGTGCGGAGCGGACGACTACATCACCAAACCCTTCAATATTCTGGAGCTCAAGGCCCGCATCCGGGCCATGCTCCGCAGGGCGGGCGCTTCCGGACAGAAGGACAAGGCCTCCCGTGTGCAGCAGGGCCACATTGTTTTGGATACGGATGAGCGCTCGGCCTGGCGGGACGGGGTGCCGGTGGAGCTCACTGCCAAGGAGTTCGACCTCATGGAGCTGCTGATGCGCAACCCCGGCCGGGTCTACAGCCGGGAGAACCTGCTGAACATCGTGTGGGGCTACGAGTACGCGGGCGAGTACCGCACCGTGGATGTACACATTCGCCGGCTGCGGGAGAAGCTGGAGCTGGACCCCGCCAATCCGGAGTATATCCTGACCAAATGGGGCGTGGGGTACTATCTGAAAAGCACCTGA